The Helicobacter ibis DNA segment TACCGCTATATAGTGATCCAATCATAGTGTCTCCTTATGTGCTAGACTATTCTTCTTTTTTTGTCAGTAGACGAATCTCCTCCACTTCCAGTTCCACCACCACTTTCATCTGGTTTTGGCAAGTCCGGCAAATCAACTCCTTCGCCTGTTTTTTTATAGTATGAAGTAACATATATAATAGGCACGGTTAGTTTATCTCCAAGCTTCACATAGGGTACCCCACCTTCAAATAAAATACTTTGCACCTCTCCTCTTCCAAGTTGGGTTTCTTTGTATTTATTTGTTTTATCATCTAGATTATATTCAGCCCTTACATTATAATCTCCATTACCTACATAAGCTCCACTACTATTTGTAGTATCCCATTTAAACTCCACATAGCCAGACTTACCTGCATATATATAATTTCCTTCTTCATCTTTTGCGGCAAGGTCAATTTCTTTTATAACATTATTGTCTTTATCTGTAATAGTTATTTTTGGAGAACCTTTAGTTGGATCTATTGGCTCATCAAAGTATAGTTCAAATTCAATTTCTTCATTTTTTTCAACCTTTAATGCTGTAAATGGAGTTTCTGCTATATTTCCTATCATACCAACTGTGTTATAGCCACCTATAATTGAGCTATCTTGGATACTTCCTGCTAAGATCCCCATTGTCTCTAGCATTTTTTGTTGAGTCTCTATCAGCTTGTTTTGAGCTTCGATGGTTTTTTCATTTGTCTCTTGCATAGATTTCATAGCTGAAGTCATCTCTTCCATGGCTTCTTTCATTTTTGTTTGAGATTCAACTTGCGTTAGCTGTGCTGTTTGAGTTAGGATATCTTGTGTCTCCATTGGTGCAGTTGGATCTTGGTTTTTTAGTTGCTCTAAAAATAGTCTCATAAAGGCTTCATTATCTAGCTCATTTTTGTTTCCACTAGTTGGCTTATCTGGAAATGGATCTACTATGCCACCGCTTCCAGTATTTCCTCCACTGCCTGTTCCACCACCAGAGCTTGTTCCACCACCGCTTCCAGTGCTTCCTCCAGATCCAGTATTTCCTCCACTGCCTGTTCCACCACCAGAGCTTGTTCCACCACCGCTTCCAGTGCTTCCTCCAGAGCTTGTTCCATTACCTGAACTTGTGCCACCACCACTAGATGAATCATCTCTAGTTATTTTATCGCTTAGAGGACTAGCCTGAAACGCATTTGTTGCATATGGGTTGTAACCATAAAGTGAATTATTAACACCAGAAATTGCCATGATAAATCCTTACGCATAATATGAAAAGCTTAAATCCATGCTAGAGACTTCTAAGCTAGATTCTTCTGCTTCTTTGTATGCTTGTAAGCCATTTTCGTTCCTCTTTTGCTCATCTTCCCTATTTTGTGGGTTTTGATGATGTTGGTGTGGATTTGAATCTCCAAATCCACCAAATAAAGAATTGCCTTCTATATCCTTAAAATCAAGCACAACATCATTGAATCCCAAATTACTAAGCTCTTTTTTGAACTCTTCTTTGTTTTGCATAAACATTTTTAGTGCTTGAGGATTCGAGCTTATTTGGACGCTTATATTATCTCCCCTTTTAGTAATTGTAAGCTCTACACTTCCAAGTCTCTCTGGGTTTAGCTCCAATGATATTTTTGTAATTGGTGGCTTGTATTGTTGCAATGCTTCTTTTAGTTTATCACCAAAATTTAAAAATGTATTTTTGATTGCAAAATTATCTTGCTTTTGAGATTGTATATTTCCTTGATAGCTTTCATTGCTTACTTTTTCTTTGTCTTTTGGTTTTTCTTTTTCTTT contains these protein-coding regions:
- the flgD gene encoding flagellar hook assembly protein FlgD, yielding MAISGVNNSLYGYNPYATNAFQASPLSDKITRDDSSSGGGTSSGNGTSSGGSTGSGGGTSSGGGTGSGGNTGSGGSTGSGGGTSSGGGTGSGGNTGSGGIVDPFPDKPTSGNKNELDNEAFMRLFLEQLKNQDPTAPMETQDILTQTAQLTQVESQTKMKEAMEEMTSAMKSMQETNEKTIEAQNKLIETQQKMLETMGILAGSIQDSSIIGGYNTVGMIGNIAETPFTALKVEKNEEIEFELYFDEPIDPTKGSPKITITDKDNNVIKEIDLAAKDEEGNYIYAGKSGYVEFKWDTTNSSGAYVGNGDYNVRAEYNLDDKTNKYKETQLGRGEVQSILFEGGVPYVKLGDKLTVPIIYVTSYYKKTGEGVDLPDLPKPDESGGGTGSGGDSSTDKKRRIV